One Ensifer adhaerens genomic window, CAGGGATCGCAGAGAGACAACGAACGACAAATTCCCTGAGACCAGGGGCGGCGCCATGTTCGGGCCACCACTCCTGGACGCTCGGATAGCGCGCGCCGCGATGGGCAACCTCGCGGATGGCAACGCCACGCTTGCCCATGATCATCAGAGAGAGCGCCTGCGGCGCCCGCGGCGTTTCAAGCACGAAGTGGCAGCGGCGCCAGCCGCGCTCGGCCCGACCGGTGATGGCAAACTGCTGCGGCAAGGGCAGGACTGCGTCGGCGCTGAGTGCATAGATCGCGCTGATCTCGCCAAATTCGGCGGCGACGGTCGTTTCCGCCACATAGCGGCCATGGGCAAGCCGGCACGCGATCGCAGCGGGGCGGTGGCCAAGGTTCAGGGCATGGATCGCATCATCGACCAGGCCGGTAAAAAACTCGTCGCGGGAAAGGCGGAATGCGCTGCGCCAGACGGTAAGCAGCGTGTTGAGAAACTTGAAGCGTCCCTCCGGCATGAGGCTCGCGAACTGCGCGGCCATATCGAGGAACGGGAGCCTGGCAGCAGGCTCGAGGACGACCGTGTGAAGGACGTCATGATCGACCGCAATTTCCGCAAGCTCGCGTTCGTTTCCGGGACGCATGGCCCAAAAGACCCGTTGGCCACCGTCAGCCCGCGAAACGGTCATGCTGACAAGAGGGACGAGGGATCGCGATGCAGAAAGCGCGTATTTGGTTTTCGCCGGCAGGTCTGCGGGTGCGTCCCAGATCAGCACAGCAACATCAAGGCTGAGCCTGAATGCCACAGCACTTGCGAATTCCGGGCTGTGGCTCCTGATACGGTCGTCTGCCGTCACGCGCTACTCCTGAAGGACGAAAAGGGAGGGCGCCCCACGGGAGGAAGTGGGGCGCGCCGGTCAATCTCAATGGATCGTGAAGTAGTGGTTCGGGTTGGCCTGGATGTCGTCGGCGTCCGCATTGACGAGCGTCAGCGTGTCGCCATGGCCAAAGTCGATCACGACATTGCCGCCAACCTGGGTGACGCGCGATGCCAAATCTTCCGGAGACGAGATATCGAGGCCGTTGATATGCTTCGAAATCTGGAGAAGGTCTTCGCCAGCCGTGAAGTCGAGGATGACGTCATTGCCGCCACCGCCGTCGAACACGAAGACGTCACTGCCAGTACCACCGGTCATGACGTCGTCGCCCTGGCCGCCGTTGATGATGTCGTTGCCGGCACCACCGAACAGGATATCGCTACCCTTGCCGCCCATGAGCAGGTCGTTGCCGTCGCCGCCGATGAGGATGTCGTTACCCTTGTCGCCGTAGAGCAGGTCGTCGCCATGGCCGCCGAACAGGACATCGTTCCCGTTGTCACCATGGATAACATCGCTGCCCCAGCCGCCGAACAGGGTATCGTTCCCGTTGCCGCCGAACAGCAGGTCATCACCTTCGTCGCCGAAGATCGTGTCGTTGCCATTGCCTCCGGTCACGAAGTCATCGCCGCCATGGGCATGAATGAAATCGCCAAACCTGGAGCCAAAAAGGGCGTCGTCATACGCGCCGCCTTCCAACGTGGCCATATGCTACTCCTCTTAGTTGTTGCTTACGCCCATCTCTGGCCTCAAACCTTGGATGAGCGCGGCGACATTGCACTGCAAAAAAACATATGGCAACAGCAAAAACAAAATAAATACAGATGTACTGTCTTATAAACTGCTACCGCAGATGTATATTGTGTGTCATTTTGATGATTATCCCTGGGATATAAGGGGTAAGTATCTTCGTTATTACTTGGAATTCAATTCAAATTTAGAAATAAATTGCCGGCGAAATTGAATTTCGCCGGCTTGGAGTGTTGTTTGACGCTCTGGTTCAGTCTTCGCGAAATGCGCGGTTCAGGCTGTCGGCAATTGGGGAGACCATGTAGTCGATCGCCGAGCGTGGCTTGTGGACGATCAGGACTTCGGCAGGCATGCCGGGATAAAGCCGAATATCGGGGTTCGCACTAAGGGACGAAGCCGCAATGCGGGCACGCGCCACGTAGTAGGAGACGTTCGATTTCTCATCCACCGACTGGTCGGCCGCGACATAGCTGATCTCGCCGTCAAGAGGCAGGTGCGTGCGTTGATTGTAGGCCGTCAGCCGGATCTGCGTCTTCGACCCGATATCGATGCTGTCGATGTCGCGCGTGCCGACATGCATCTCGACGAGAAGCGGTTCGTCCTCAGGCACGATGTCGAGCAGCGGTTGGCCGGCCGAGACGGCGCTACCCGGCGTGCGGAGCTGAATATTGGTGACGATGCCCGTTTGAGGCGAGCGGACGTCGAGGCGCGTCAGGACGTCCTTGGCGGCCACCATTCGCTCGTCAACATCGGAAAGTTCAAGTCGGGCCGTGGTGATTTCTCCGGCAATTTCCGACTGGAATTCATTCTCGATCCCGGTCAAGCCGAGTTCAGCGCCGGCTTCCGCCTTTTCGGATTGGGCCTTGTTGCCGGCGAGCTCGCCGCGGGTTGCGGCCAATTCGCTGAGCTTGGCGTCGATCTCGATCAGCTTCGAGCGCTGCGCGTATTCCTTCTCGACCAGCGTCGCGATTGACGTGCGCTGTTCGGTAATCAGTTCGATCTGGCGATCGGTTGCGCGGATCTGCTCCGCCAGTGATTTCGCTTTTTCGGAAAACTCCTCGATCGTCTTGCGCTGAACCTCCAGGCGACCGGTCTTGGCTTCGCGCCGCCTGTCGAAGAAGTTCGTTTCGGCCTTGATCGCGTCTTCGGCCGTAGCGTCAGATGTTGCCGTCAGGTCGTTCGGAAAGGCGATCGATTGCAATCCTGTTTGCTCCGCCCGCAGGCGCGCAAGTTTTGCGATCAGGCCAATGCGGCGACTTTGCAGCGCCTGAAGGTCAGAGCGGGCGCGCGTGTCCTCAAGCTTGAGCAGCGGCTGGCCGGCAACGACACGGTCACCCTCCTGGACCAGGAGCCGGTTCAAGATGCCGCCCTCGAAATGGCTGACGGTCTTGCGCTTCGAATCAACCACGATGGTGCCGCTTGCGACCGAGGCGCTGCTCAGCTCCGTCGAGAAGGCCCAGCCGAAAAACCCGCCAAAGGCGACGAGAATGGTCGTGAGGCCCGCCAGAACCACGCCGCGCAATGGAGCCGTTGCGCTCTTTTCCAGATCGGTGTCGAGCCCCTGCAGAGGATTGGGTCTGTCGATGATGGCGGGGAGGTTCTCCCGGCCACCCGTCGTGATCACGCTCCGCGCATCGCGCGCGATCGGCAGTTTTGGCTTGTTTGTCATGCGGAAACGCCTTCCCGTCTCGGTTCGCCGGGGGTCATGGATGCGACCACGTCGGTGCGCGGTCCAAACTGTGTAATCCGACCGTTCTCAAGGACGAGCAGTTTGTCTGCCGCCTGCATGATGGTTGGCCGGTGGGCGATCATGATGACGATCGCGCCGTCGTTGCGGGCGCGGTCAATCGCACGGATCAATGCCCGCTCGCCGATCGAGTCGAGGTTGGCGTTCGGCTCGTCGAGGACGATCAGGCGAGGGCGGTCGTACAGGCAGCGGGCAAGCGCGATGCGTTGCCGCTGGCCGCCGGAGAGTGTGAGATGGCCATCGCCGACAGGTGTATCATAGCCGAGCGGCAGGCGACCGATCATGTCGTGCACGTCTGCAAGGCGAGCGGCCTCGAGCACCTTTTGAGGCTCGCCTTCCTCCATGCGTGAAATGTTGTCGCGAATAGTGCCCTCGAGCAGCGAGACGGATTGCGGCAGGTAGCCGGTCATCTGCCCGAACGAGGAGCGCTCCCATAGATAGACGTTGTTGCCATCCAGGAAGACGCCGCCCGTGGTCGGCTTCAAAATGCCGACAAGGAGACGGGCAAGCGTCGACTTGCCCGCAGCCGACGGCCCGACGATGCCGAGCACTTCGCCCGGCGAAAGCGAAAATCCGATGCCCTTGATGATCGGCACATCGAGACCGGGAGCGGCATAGACCAGCTTGTCGACAACGAGATCGCCTTGCGTGCGAGGCTGCGGCATCGTCTGGCGGACGGCGAGATCTTCCTTGAGTGCCGCCTCGATCCGGCGCCAGCTTGCAATCGCGAGCACCCATTGGCGCCAGTTTTCGATCATCGAATCAAATGGGGCGAGAAGGCGGCCGACAAGAATGGTTGTCGCCATCATCGCGCCGGGAGAGATCTCCTGCTTCATCACGAGAATCGAGCCTGTCGCCAGCGCTGCCGCCTGGATCATGAAGCGTATCG contains:
- a CDS encoding calcium-binding protein, whose translation is MATLEGGAYDDALFGSRFGDFIHAHGGDDFVTGGNGNDTIFGDEGDDLLFGGNGNDTLFGGWGSDVIHGDNGNDVLFGGHGDDLLYGDKGNDILIGGDGNDLLMGGKGSDILFGGAGNDIINGGQGDDVMTGGTGSDVFVFDGGGGNDVILDFTAGEDLLQISKHINGLDISSPEDLASRVTQVGGNVVIDFGHGDTLTLVNADADDIQANPNHYFTIH
- a CDS encoding HlyD family type I secretion periplasmic adaptor subunit; this translates as MTNKPKLPIARDARSVITTGGRENLPAIIDRPNPLQGLDTDLEKSATAPLRGVVLAGLTTILVAFGGFFGWAFSTELSSASVASGTIVVDSKRKTVSHFEGGILNRLLVQEGDRVVAGQPLLKLEDTRARSDLQALQSRRIGLIAKLARLRAEQTGLQSIAFPNDLTATSDATAEDAIKAETNFFDRRREAKTGRLEVQRKTIEEFSEKAKSLAEQIRATDRQIELITEQRTSIATLVEKEYAQRSKLIEIDAKLSELAATRGELAGNKAQSEKAEAGAELGLTGIENEFQSEIAGEITTARLELSDVDERMVAAKDVLTRLDVRSPQTGIVTNIQLRTPGSAVSAGQPLLDIVPEDEPLLVEMHVGTRDIDSIDIGSKTQIRLTAYNQRTHLPLDGEISYVAADQSVDEKSNVSYYVARARIAASSLSANPDIRLYPGMPAEVLIVHKPRSAIDYMVSPIADSLNRAFRED
- a CDS encoding type I secretion system permease/ATPase, giving the protein MISKNQIGPKTAQNGANDPRLLILKARRVFVLALIYAALLSACIGILQLSTPLYMMQVHDRVLNSQSMDTLTMLTILVIGALIIYGVLEYIRALTFQAMGSAVVRWLNLPVLTAAVQAAADQGLTRATQSLRDLAELRSFLTTSAVSAPLDAAWSPIFLGVLFALHPMFGLLGAISIALLVCCGLLTDLLTRRLMKEANQANIEAVSKIGASLRHAEAIEAMGMLPALARRWRAAQLHALDALEVSGSRSKAMASITRSIRFMIQAAALATGSILVMKQEISPGAMMATTILVGRLLAPFDSMIENWRQWVLAIASWRRIEAALKEDLAVRQTMPQPRTQGDLVVDKLVYAAPGLDVPIIKGIGFSLSPGEVLGIVGPSAAGKSTLARLLVGILKPTTGGVFLDGNNVYLWERSSFGQMTGYLPQSVSLLEGTIRDNISRMEEGEPQKVLEAARLADVHDMIGRLPLGYDTPVGDGHLTLSGGQRQRIALARCLYDRPRLIVLDEPNANLDSIGERALIRAIDRARNDGAIVIMIAHRPTIMQAADKLLVLENGRITQFGPRTDVVASMTPGEPRREGVSA